CGCCAGTGGCACCCGCCAGCCACCGGCCCCTTCGACCAGCACAAAATCAGCCCCGCCGCTCATCACTCCCCGGCAGATACCCACCAGCCGCGAGGGATCCAGGCGCCTGCCCACCTCCATAGCGGCGATATGGGGTGCGATGGCGGGTTCCAGTGCAATCGGGTTCACCTGTTGATACGGCAGCTCCTGCGTCATCGCGTCCATTAAAGTCAGGGCATCTACATTGCGCAGGCCATCCTCGGTCTGCTCACAGCCCGAAGCCACCGGTTTCACCGCAGCGGTATTGAGCCCACTATCGCCTGCGGCTTTTAACAACGCCGCGGAAACATAGGTTTTGCCCACTTCGGTATTGGTACCGGTCACGAAAAAAGTCCGGGTCACAGAAAACTCCTCACACTGGACATTGGTCTGTCTTTTTTTTGACGCCTCTTTAAACGTGGTCTAACTGGTGATAGATTGACCACTCAGAGCGATATTCATACAACCCACTTCGCCATAAACGGCCCGGGTTAGGACAATTGCCTAATATTAGCCCCGCCGTTGGACCGGGCTGACAGTAAAAGACAACGCTGTCATAACATATTTGCGCCACTGGACGAAACTGCGCAACCACATTGCTTTTCTGCCGGTGATCTATTTCGCCACAGATCCGATGCCCCCCGCCAGATACAGGGAAGTGGAAGTGCGGTTGCTCGAAAGCGAAGTGTTCAACCACAAATTTCATAGCCACTGCCACAACTACCGATGAGAGCCATGCGAACGATTAAATTGACTCTGTTAGCCCTGATGTTGCTGCCGACTTTGGCGTTTGCCAAGGTAAAGCCCGTTGATGAAGTGGTGGTGTACAAGTCCAAGCACCTGATGCAGCTGAAGCGCAACGGCAAGGTTGTGAAAAGCTACAAGGTGGTCTTCGGCAAGAACCCCAAGGGGCACAAGCAGTATGCGGGCGATTCGCGCACCCCGGAAGGTCGCTACACCCTCAACTGGAAAAAGAAAAACAGCACC
This is a stretch of genomic DNA from Microbulbifer bruguierae. It encodes these proteins:
- the bioD gene encoding dethiobiotin synthase produces the protein MTRTFFVTGTNTEVGKTYVSAALLKAAGDSGLNTAAVKPVASGCEQTEDGLRNVDALTLMDAMTQELPYQQVNPIALEPAIAPHIAAMEVGRRLDPSRLVGICRGVMSGGADFVLVEGAGGWRVPLAPRQFLSDLPRELELPVILVVGMELGCINHALLTAEAIRRDGLPLAGWVANFIRGPQAQMPRAEENLMTLRTLLPAPCLGVIPFDDSGDYRNGAAHLDPSPLLSSSD
- a CDS encoding L,D-transpeptidase family protein, with amino-acid sequence MRTIKLTLLALMLLPTLAFAKVKPVDEVVVYKSKHLMQLKRNGKVVKSYKVVFGKNPKGHKQYAGDSRTPEGRYTLNWKKKNSTYYRAIQVSYPNAADRARAAKLGKNPGGAIMIHGQKPHWKGIEKYLTRMNWTDGCIAVTNPEMDEIWAMVNTGTPIEIFP